The following proteins are encoded in a genomic region of Oncorhynchus masou masou isolate Uvic2021 chromosome 32, UVic_Omas_1.1, whole genome shotgun sequence:
- the LOC135525812 gene encoding reticulon-1-like isoform X1: protein MSSKPSDELGSEGKWFGDDYERNGLFGSTPPRFDELREDLKPKTREETSDLDQFHQFEDDGKRPPVAMETTSTGDALSDLFRKPMSDDGDLYTSLLSNQSHPSGQDASYLSDDLKLSSGPSSQDTFDSYSIFGSSNTKTITDLVDEMPKSLLGGSESKTEAYNYMDISHGDDVHNQHQSQGPLHSLVDTGLSSLDSLGGYMDKSPAEHEEEEEEENLGPALDSHSFPYVEEPSEDEELSDYRSYRNLGTPQTASPVKITLTESHPPASAKPTSPQANVSDNILSLGLQGVPTVTLSEPEDDSPNSSPNASPTEKESPSQELFKAVPSSKPTPGSTKTREQDGSSAESGDSEIELVSEDPPLQSPPSTKSSNNPFEQPPRSKGGFSQTGNPFDNPPSAKGPISYSILREEREAELDSELFIESANEESPKREGSGPKQGGNTPSPLIPTAAPPACPAPEVVPAEPVTSSMMKSSNDKSKSHMKMEEDCPTKPKPPTAAVPPEVRSERPLLDDKHITEGKGDLTKPAAPVFMEGFDKQKAIDLLYWRNVKQSGAVFGSVLLLLFSLTQFSVVSVGAYLTLAALSASISFRIYKSVLQAVQKTDEGHPFKSYLEVEISLSQDQIGKYADKALLYANTCMKELRRLFLVQDLIDSLKFAVLMWLLTYVGALFNGLTLLILAVVSMFSMPIVYEKNQAQIDQYVGLIRTQVNSVVGKIQAKIPGAKRKEE, encoded by the exons GTGACGCCTTGTCTGACCTTTTCCGGAAGCCCATGAGTGATGATGGTGACCTGTACACCTCACTCCTGTCCAATCAGAGCCATCCCTCAGGCCAGGATGCCTCTTACCTGTCTGATGATCTGAAGCTCTCCTCTGGCCCCTCCTCCCAGGACACCTTCGACTCCTACAGCATCTTTGGTTCCTCCAACACTAAGACGATCACTGACCTGGTTGATGAGATGCCCAAGTCCCTGCTGGGGGGCTCCGAGTCAAAGACCGAGGCCTACAACTACATGGATATCAGCCATGGTGATGACGTCCACAACCAGCACCAGAGCCAGGGGCCCCTGCATAGCCTAGTAGACACTGGGCTGTCTAGCTTGGACTCCCTGGGAGGCTACATGGATAAGAGCCCTGCAGAacacgaggaggaggaagaggaagagaacctGGGCCCGGCGCTTGACTCGCACTCCTTCCCTTACGTAGAGGAGCCTTCTGAGGATGAGGAGCTGTCTGACTACCGCTCCTACCGTAACCTGGGCACCCCTCAGACCGCTAGCCCTGTGAAGATCACCCTGACCGAGTCCCACCCCCCTGCTTCTGCCAAACCCACCTCCCCGCAGGCCAATGTGTCTGACAACATCCTCAGCCTGGGCCTGCAGGGCGTTCCCACGGTTACACTCTCTGAGCCAGAGGACGACAGCCCCAACTCCTCCCCCAATGCATCCCCAACAG agaaaGAATCTCCGTCCCAAGAACTGTTCAAGGCTGTCCCCAGCAGCAAGCCAACCCCAGGCTCCACCAAGACCAGGGAGCAGGATGGCAGTAGTGCAGAGTCAGGGGACTCTGAGATAGAGCTGGTCTCTGAGGATCCTCCCCTGCAGAGCCCCCCCAGCACCAAATCCAGTAACAACCCCTTTGAGCAGCCTCCCCGCAGCAAGGGAGGTTTCAGCCAGACTGGCAACCCCTTCGACAATCCCCCCAGCGCTAAGGGGCCCATATCCTACAGCatcctgagggaggagagggaggctgagCTGGACAGTGAGCTCTTCATCGAGTCTGCCAATGAGGAGAGCCCCAAGAGAGAGGGGTCCGGCCCCAAACAGGGGGGCAACACCCCTTCACCTCTGATCCCCACCGCTGCTCCCCCCGCCTGCCCTGCCCCAGAGGTGGTTCCAGCCGAGCCTGTCACAAGCTCCATGATGAAATCATCCAATGACAAGAGCAAGAGCCACATGAAGATGGAAGAGGATTGCCCCACCAAGCCCAAGCCCCCCACGGCTGCCGTGCCCCCGGAGGTGAGGTCTGAGAGGCCCCTCCTGGATGACAAGCACATCActgaggggaagggagacctgaCCAAACCTGCTGCGCCAGTCTTTATGGAGGGCTTTGACAAACAGAAAG CCATTGACCTGCTCTACTGGAGGAACGTGAAGCAGTCTGGAGCTGTGTTTGGCAGTGTGCTCCTGCTGCTCTTCTCTCTGACCCAGTTCAGTGTGGTCAGTGTGGGAGCCTACTTAACCCTGGCCGCCCTCTCTGCCAGCATCAGCTTCAGGATCTACAAGTCTGTGCTTCAGGCCGTGCAGAAGACCGATGAAGGGCACCCATTCAA ATCTTATCTGGAGGTGGAGATCTCTCTGTCCCAGGATCAGATCGGTAAATATGCTGACAAGGCTCTGCTCTACGCCAACACCTGTATGAAGGAGCTCCGTAGGCTGTTCCTGGTCCAGGACCTCATCGACTCACTGAAG TTTGCTGTCCTGATGTGGCTGCTGACCTATGTGGGCGCTCTCTTCAATGGCCTGACTCTGCTTATTCTTG CCGTGGTGTCCATGTTCAGCATGCCCATTGTCTATGAGAAAAACCAG GCACAGATTGACCAATATGTGGGACTAATACGGACCCAAGTGAACTCTGTGGTGGGGAA GATCCAGGCGAAGATCCCCGGGGCCAAGCGAAAGGAAGAGTAG
- the LOC135525812 gene encoding reticulon-1-A-like isoform X2: MQATADGIKKECSWSSWKGQAIDLLYWRNVKQSGAVFGSVLLLLFSLTQFSVVSVGAYLTLAALSASISFRIYKSVLQAVQKTDEGHPFKSYLEVEISLSQDQIGKYADKALLYANTCMKELRRLFLVQDLIDSLKFAVLMWLLTYVGALFNGLTLLILAVVSMFSMPIVYEKNQAQIDQYVGLIRTQVNSVVGKIQAKIPGAKRKEE, from the exons ATGCAGGCCACTGCAGACGGTATCAAGAAGGAGTGCTCCTGGAGTAGCTGGAAAGGCCAGG CCATTGACCTGCTCTACTGGAGGAACGTGAAGCAGTCTGGAGCTGTGTTTGGCAGTGTGCTCCTGCTGCTCTTCTCTCTGACCCAGTTCAGTGTGGTCAGTGTGGGAGCCTACTTAACCCTGGCCGCCCTCTCTGCCAGCATCAGCTTCAGGATCTACAAGTCTGTGCTTCAGGCCGTGCAGAAGACCGATGAAGGGCACCCATTCAA ATCTTATCTGGAGGTGGAGATCTCTCTGTCCCAGGATCAGATCGGTAAATATGCTGACAAGGCTCTGCTCTACGCCAACACCTGTATGAAGGAGCTCCGTAGGCTGTTCCTGGTCCAGGACCTCATCGACTCACTGAAG TTTGCTGTCCTGATGTGGCTGCTGACCTATGTGGGCGCTCTCTTCAATGGCCTGACTCTGCTTATTCTTG CCGTGGTGTCCATGTTCAGCATGCCCATTGTCTATGAGAAAAACCAG GCACAGATTGACCAATATGTGGGACTAATACGGACCCAAGTGAACTCTGTGGTGGGGAA GATCCAGGCGAAGATCCCCGGGGCCAAGCGAAAGGAAGAGTAG
- the LOC135525812 gene encoding reticulon-1-A-like isoform X3: protein MGATAIDLLYWRNVKQSGAVFGSVLLLLFSLTQFSVVSVGAYLTLAALSASISFRIYKSVLQAVQKTDEGHPFKSYLEVEISLSQDQIGKYADKALLYANTCMKELRRLFLVQDLIDSLKFAVLMWLLTYVGALFNGLTLLILAVVSMFSMPIVYEKNQAQIDQYVGLIRTQVNSVVGKIQAKIPGAKRKEE, encoded by the exons ATGGGAGCCACAG CCATTGACCTGCTCTACTGGAGGAACGTGAAGCAGTCTGGAGCTGTGTTTGGCAGTGTGCTCCTGCTGCTCTTCTCTCTGACCCAGTTCAGTGTGGTCAGTGTGGGAGCCTACTTAACCCTGGCCGCCCTCTCTGCCAGCATCAGCTTCAGGATCTACAAGTCTGTGCTTCAGGCCGTGCAGAAGACCGATGAAGGGCACCCATTCAA ATCTTATCTGGAGGTGGAGATCTCTCTGTCCCAGGATCAGATCGGTAAATATGCTGACAAGGCTCTGCTCTACGCCAACACCTGTATGAAGGAGCTCCGTAGGCTGTTCCTGGTCCAGGACCTCATCGACTCACTGAAG TTTGCTGTCCTGATGTGGCTGCTGACCTATGTGGGCGCTCTCTTCAATGGCCTGACTCTGCTTATTCTTG CCGTGGTGTCCATGTTCAGCATGCCCATTGTCTATGAGAAAAACCAG GCACAGATTGACCAATATGTGGGACTAATACGGACCCAAGTGAACTCTGTGGTGGGGAA GATCCAGGCGAAGATCCCCGGGGCCAAGCGAAAGGAAGAGTAG